A region of the Armigeres subalbatus isolate Guangzhou_Male unplaced genomic scaffold, GZ_Asu_2 Contig37, whole genome shotgun sequence genome:
aaaggcaggtttattTATCGCTCTATGGTCTGTCGAGCAcctaatgtggcacgataacatggaatctatttgttttctgcagcaacacgaTTTTTTgattgatcatgtgaagtaaataaaattgtaccattttggtacagatttatcatactcgtgctgaaaaaatcatcttcttgcaactagttgcacaaactactattctcAATTCTTTGCAATGAAACTGCCATAGCATCATTCCATGAATGAATATGTACAAGATACAGTGATGACTCGATTTTTAGCATGTTAAAATTTTTCTGCCCCTGATTTCGTCTACAACCGATTTTATGACGGGTTTGATATGGTTTCTCCACGagtcaaaaccattaattgctttatatttgttctatttgacctctctaaagaatttttctcgacacattttataaagagcgagaaaggcatcatcactgctaggtggattaatctgggtttttttatataaggaatttagttaattataattataatacacacaaaaaaaaatcgttggtaaaattaaaaaaacgttggtaaaaatgagaaaattcgttagtgattttcagtagaaagtatgaGATTGTTaaatctacacacttaaaataaatcgccgaattcggtaaaattttaccgaaatctcaacagcagaactgttcggtaaataattttacggattttcggtgattttgacagttgaacaatggaaaaaattacaaaaaatctgtaaaataattaccgaacagatctgctgttgagaattcggtaaaatttaccgaatactgtaaaatgagttaagtgtgtaccaATGCCGAAAATGtcacttcgaaaaaatgtttGACAAAAGCTGACTtcttaaaataacatttttctttgaaaactaagtgtgtatttTACAATCAAAACAACTAGTAATGCTTTTAATACAACAGGCAGTGTGTACTTTCAATTTGAGTTCAATAATccccaataaaaatataaacatttaAAATACATTATTTTGTTCATTCTCCCATTTTATTATCTCAttcatttttcgatttttgatttACATTATAACGTACAATTAAAATTTATATTACACCAATGTAGTAAAATGATATGCATTTCCGGATCAGACTGATTCATACGTGGCTTCTGCTGGGGATGACTGGCTGGCCGGGTTATTAATGGCAATCAGGGATGTGTTGAGCACCGAGTTATTGGTTGATTGCTGCCTCGGTTGCTGTTGTAATGATTATGCGAAAAACTGGTCATTTAGGGCCGTGTTGAGCACCGAGCCACCGAGTTCTTCATCTGCTCAGTTACTGGTTGGTTTCTGCTGCCTTGGTTCTGCGGAAACTGGTCATCGGGTGCTGGAAAGAAATAGAGAATACACTCAATATTAAATGGCTGGATATGCTGGATagtaataataatttaataacaCTTACCACAACAAAACATATTCTTTTCCATTAGAACATGTTCCTGATTTGGTAAAACAAGGCTGGttgaaataattatttccaTTTACTCTATTCCTTACTGAATCTGTTTTGCACTTCGTGTCGCGCCTTTTTTTCGACTGACAGCTCAATCAGTTGCCAGAAGGATTAAACTTATTACCAATGTTGCCAAACTTACACAAGATGGGAATGTCATTTGAAAACTTTCAAACTTTTAATGAAACAATTTCGCATTCAGAATAACAATGTTttatttaaagaaatattttcaaattgaaagttttattctcactcatttattttttttctgtgtagtttTAATTAAATGTTTATTTTGTGGCAGGCGTTGAAGCCTCGCCGCCACCCACTGCCTCATCATccacgccatcttgtttccggTTTTGCggcttattttttttcttctgctgaGCTGATGGCTCGACTTTAGACCCtgcgaattaaaaaataaaaaaaacttgaatgaaaagaaagttgaatatGTTCAAGTTTTGGCaggtcaattgaattcaactgagttgtacAATTCACTTGCTGTTTCAAAACGTTGAATTAAgccctcagtacactgtttgtcatgatgacaaatatttgtcaagtttatccggatATCTATCAGACTGGtcagaaatcgacatggatatcaggctgacttgacaattgtcattatgacaaacagtgtactgatagcttaaAATAGCAAATAGGCACACGCTCTCGGTCATCCTCCACTgtttgaaaaagattttttattattctctcCGCAAACGGGTTTTTGACGGGTACTAGGTTATATAGCACCCCCCCCATCAACAGCATTGGGGGGTGCTCATCCGCTCGCTGCTTTCTGGGTAGCGGCTGGTGCTGCGGCGGATGCTGTTGCTGTGGCTGATGCTGTTGCGGTAGATGCTGCGGCGGAATCTGCGACTGTAGTTGCGGCTGTGCCGCATACTGCGCCGGATGCTGCGCCTGGTGGTGTAACGGACGTGTAGTGTTGTGTAGTGGTGATGTGTAGTGTTGTGGTGTGTTCGTGTTGAATGCTTGATATTCCGGGTGATATGGTGCGGGTGTTTGATAAGGGAAACTCCGGGGGAAATATGGCctgtattttttgttgtttcgaTAGTCCATTTTTTGCTGCGAAAGAAGGAAATATAAATTAAGATTAATCCAACTTGCGGTGATGGTGTCTTTCTCGCTCTTTATATGGGGGACATacttgtggtattcgtaccatggtacaaaaatcttgaaattaatgccataccaattattgtcttcattaaagatagccttgaaattattttcttgtcgccttgtaccatggtacgattACCACAAGTGTGTGCCCCATATTACACTCGACAAATGCACATACAGAAATACACACGGACagggaatttctcgaggaattcttggaggaactttcgaaggaattcctgaagaaacttcacgaggagttcttggaggaacctcGCGaagactttctggaggaacttttggaggaatttctgcaggattcGCCCGAGGAACttcgccaggaattcctggaggatcttccggagtaattcctggaggaacttctggagaaattcctggagaaactttcgaaggaattcctggaggtacttccctaggaattcctggaggaacttcgcgaggaacttctggataaatttctgaaggatcttcctgagaaatttctggaaggattccagaagaaattcttgaggaattcttggagtatctttcggataaattcctggaggaacttcccgaggaattcctggaggagcttcttggggaatttctcgaggaattctgggaggaactttcgaaggaattcctgaaggaacttccggaggaattcacgaaggaagtttcggaggaattcctggaagaacttaatAATTCTGGaggagattccggaggaattccaggaggttcttcccgaggaattcttggaggaactttgagtggaattcctggaaaaactttcggaggaactcccggaggaacttctggtgaaattcctggaaaaacttccggaggaattcctggaggtatttcccgagtaattcctggaggatcttccgggggaatttctgcaagattttcccgaggaattcctgcaggaacttcctaaggaacttCGCGAGgagagtaattcctggaggaacttctggagaaattcctggagaaacttccggaggaagtcatgaaggaacttccggaggaattcccgaagaaagttccggaggaattcctggaagaacttcaggaaaTAATTCTGGAGGagattccggagaaattccaggaggttctttccgaggaacttctagtagaattcctggaaaaaaactttcggaggaattcgcggaggaacttctgaaattcctccagaagttccaccaggaattcctcgggaagttcctgcaggaattcctcgggaaaatcctgtagaaattcctccggaagttcctccaggaattcttcgcgaagttcctccaaaaaatcctcgaggaattcccccggaagatcttccaggaattctttctaaagttcctacaggaattccataccggaagttatctccacccggCATCTTTGAATCGACCTCagcactcgtccggtcacccgttgaaacGGGTCGTCAGTTACGGGGGAGCTTCCGACGAGTAGTTCGCTGTTAAGGCGGGAACTGAATGGCTCAACGGTTTAGCAAGTAGCTGAATAGCTGAGTGCATGGGAAATCATGGGGAAcagttgagtagatcgtggCGCGCGAATGCAGAAAAATAGACATAATTCCATaccatatcatttgttataaatatatattcaatatcaaagtgaatttgtttcaaataccatacattttattaaataattcacgaggtttcttgatagattaatacgtaacacacctgcgttacgcatacaaagtgaaattatatttggacacttccgaaggaatggtCAAAAATTATCTGTTCGTCGACTTCAGAGCAGCATATGATACAACGACAACCAATataactgatacggttgatggATCGGATGATGTACGTAGTTCGAGTCTTAGGGGAATtcttgagtcccttcgaaacgaaTTGAATGCACATGTTTGATGCCTTGGAAGACACAATCATTTCGTTGCATTGCATTGCCCAATTCGCAGACGTAAATGTTTCATAGATTCTTACTTTCGaaacttttgcctttctcgtacactaagtgtacgtaaaggctataatattgctccataaacaaaattttgataggaggcccggagggccgatttttatataccgatcgactcagctcgacgaattgaggtgatgtctgtatgtgtgtatgtatgtatgtgtgtgtgtatgtgtgtatgtgtacaaattttgtagacacacttttttgaacttcccattgtccgatttgctcgcaacaagttgcagtcgacgtggaattcagtcccattgtttgctattgaaaattagatcaatagctcatcgcaatctggagttatggccaaaaactgtttttgcgtataaaaaaaTGACCTCTTGGGTGGAAAGCGCTTGCCATACCCCAAAACCATCGGAACACACATGCAATGAGTAAATATAAGTCGTACAgtaatcaatgaaagaaaatatatatttgataattcgaaattgatagttttaatgcattaactaatagacaaactttgaatttgctagaaatgaaattggattcatttcgtCTTGATAATCAATCTAATTTTCTTGGAGGTAAAATGAGCTCCATTATActgccgtcgcaagcataatccttcaatattgattttgcatggaagaaaatatggaacagttacgcttgcggcggcccattttttctattattttgctatcatgcgctcgcataccctacacagaaaaaaataaaactatgcaAACAAATGTAATGCACTTTCTATCTGAAAAGCGgcttattttattcaaaatgagAGTAAAATCGTCTCCgtaaaatttttgtattttatgtAAAGTTTTTTGTTCCGAGGCTGTGTGTAAAATTAAAGTACGCGCTTTCGTCATATAAGTTCAAGAAATGTTAAATCACCTTACGTAAACAACACATAGCTGGTGCTGTGACACCGATGAACGATGGAAAGAGAAAACACATGTTTATATTTTCTTCACTCACAAACAAACAGTTTGTTTTCGTCTTTGAGAAGTCCAAATCGAACCAAAAATTGTGCAGACGACGCAAATCGCGCTATGGTCAAGGTTTTGGTGGTAAGTAACACTTTAATCAAGACATTAATACATTAAAAAAGTGTCACTTGagatgttgatttttttttaatcttatgAAAGTTATCAAGacgttattatttatttacagcATCTTTAAGAATCTTCTATTCTTCCGGCGCAGCAAACTTCACCCGATATGGCGATGGTGGAACCTCGGGCGAAACCGAGCGCCCAACAACATTGTCTTCAGTCAACATATCGGGAATAATCTGTGGAAAACTGAAGTTGATCGCCTGGACATCAATTCTCACCCAAATTAGTAAATAAATTATGCTTATGTAAAATAAAAACTATCAATA
Encoded here:
- the LOC134204047 gene encoding uncharacterized protein LOC134204047, with the protein product MYIDDDGTAFGIGSLVILHFICSFHSVWLDRDCVLLFQCWPSLTVITTKNGLSKQQKIQAIFPPEFPLSNTRTISPGISSIQHEHTTTLHITTTQHYTSVTPPGAASGAVCGTAATTVADSAAASTATASATATASAAAPAATQKAASG